A genomic region of Mitsuaria sp. 7 contains the following coding sequences:
- a CDS encoding CapA family protein yields MSRRPSLSPAGATGRIVGVVVLAASLLGSAWASEGPAQAQITFAGDVMLSRLVGNALRRAAAGPTPWKPLATKEALGVLVGNFEGAIGDPGDCPPGQTLCFATDAAWLATAHAAGFDLLGHENNHAGDTGAPGRGRTREAIQRAGMTPLGFDEGPRFIDLAGRTLAVVTLSRLAAADREAQRLDIALEQQIDTARKLADAAVVYVHWGTELAKWPSRAQYDDAAALLALGADAIVGHHPHVVQPPECVEGRPVFFSLGNHVFDQKYADAKSGLLAQCGWTDAGGLSCAGLRTAMVNEGFFPRLTGERLPVCAAPPRARLTIDGMAISAGLREVVKGTVRQTLRFEPQGGAAFEAVVGRVRRAQPIALADAGTGLLLLEDRYSNLDKRVAPRPYVYALDPPSPRGGPGRLRALWRGSALAYPLIDAVVMPSSAGGEFLCALHEASSFLAGPVITDPASPAAPLTLAYRWNGFGFSRASAQSDQEACAARYREATQR; encoded by the coding sequence ATGAGCCGACGCCCGTCGTTGTCTCCTGCCGGCGCGACGGGGCGCATCGTCGGGGTCGTGGTCCTCGCGGCGAGCTTGCTGGGATCGGCGTGGGCGAGCGAGGGACCCGCACAAGCGCAGATCACCTTCGCGGGCGACGTGATGCTGTCGCGGCTCGTCGGCAACGCGCTGCGCCGCGCGGCAGCCGGCCCGACACCGTGGAAGCCGCTCGCGACCAAGGAGGCATTGGGTGTCCTCGTCGGCAACTTCGAAGGCGCCATCGGCGATCCGGGCGATTGCCCGCCCGGACAGACCCTCTGTTTCGCGACCGATGCCGCCTGGCTGGCGACGGCACACGCCGCCGGTTTCGACCTGCTCGGTCACGAGAACAACCACGCCGGAGACACCGGTGCGCCAGGCCGTGGACGTACGCGTGAGGCGATCCAGCGCGCCGGCATGACGCCGCTGGGTTTCGACGAGGGCCCGCGCTTCATCGACCTCGCCGGACGCACGCTGGCGGTCGTGACGCTGAGCCGTCTGGCGGCGGCGGACCGCGAGGCGCAGCGCCTGGACATCGCCCTCGAACAGCAGATTGACACGGCCCGCAAGCTGGCCGACGCCGCCGTCGTCTATGTGCACTGGGGGACCGAGCTGGCCAAGTGGCCGTCGCGGGCGCAGTACGACGACGCCGCGGCGCTGCTGGCGCTCGGCGCGGACGCGATCGTCGGCCACCATCCGCATGTGGTGCAGCCGCCGGAATGCGTCGAAGGCCGGCCGGTGTTCTTCTCGCTCGGCAATCACGTCTTCGATCAGAAGTACGCCGATGCAAAGTCGGGTCTCCTGGCGCAATGCGGCTGGACCGATGCGGGTGGATTGAGCTGCGCCGGGCTGCGCACGGCCATGGTGAACGAAGGCTTCTTTCCCCGCCTCACCGGCGAGCGTCTGCCGGTGTGCGCCGCTCCGCCGCGCGCGCGTCTGACGATCGACGGCATGGCGATCTCTGCGGGATTGCGGGAGGTCGTGAAGGGAACGGTGCGTCAGACGCTGCGCTTCGAGCCGCAGGGCGGCGCGGCCTTCGAAGCTGTCGTAGGCCGGGTGCGTCGGGCGCAGCCGATCGCGCTGGCTGACGCCGGCACCGGCTTGCTGCTGTTGGAGGACCGTTACTCCAACCTCGACAAACGCGTCGCTCCGAGACCCTATGTCTACGCGTTGGATCCACCTTCCCCACGCGGCGGTCCCGGGCGTCTGCGGGCGCTGTGGCGGGGCTCCGCGCTCGCGTATCCGCTGATCGATGCGGTCGTGATGCCGTCGTCCGCGGGCGGGGAGTTCCTCTGCGCGCTGCACGAGGCCAGTTCCTTCCTGGCCGGTCCCGTGATCACCGATCCCGCGTCGCCGGCCGCGCCGCTGACGTTGGCCTATCGCTGGAATGGTTTCGGTTTCTCGCGCGCGTCGGCGCAGTCGGATCAGGAGGCGTGCGCGGCGCGGTATCGCGAGGCGACGCAGCGCTGA
- a CDS encoding OmpA family protein: MNRYWNIAGGLTALALAACSSVPLPNAGLDAAKRDYSQASSDPNVSRYAAAELSKAKESLDRADFAWRERKDPSEVDSAATVASQRAQTALNLGAARAADAKVESAGLERERLRAEVRTRQAQVAQGQAQVAQGQAASAEAAAIAASERANRLQRELAEIQAKPTPQGLVVMLQDVLFDTGKATLKEGAYGRLDTLSSALRNHPERRILIEGFTDSTGSAESNLTLSRARAESVRDALVKRGVAAERIDVRGNGEAKPVASNADAAGRQQNRRVEIVFSDERGGFAGGR; encoded by the coding sequence ATGAATCGATACTGGAATATCGCTGGCGGACTCACGGCCCTGGCGCTCGCCGCCTGCTCGTCGGTCCCCCTGCCGAATGCCGGCCTGGATGCGGCCAAGCGCGACTACTCGCAGGCAAGCAGCGACCCCAACGTCAGCCGCTACGCCGCCGCCGAACTCTCGAAGGCCAAGGAATCCCTGGACCGCGCCGACTTCGCCTGGCGGGAACGCAAGGACCCGTCCGAGGTGGACAGCGCCGCCACGGTGGCTTCCCAGCGCGCTCAGACGGCGCTGAATCTGGGGGCTGCCCGCGCCGCCGACGCGAAGGTCGAATCAGCCGGGCTGGAACGCGAGCGTCTGCGCGCTGAAGTCCGTACCCGTCAGGCCCAGGTCGCCCAGGGTCAGGCCCAGGTCGCGCAAGGCCAGGCGGCCAGCGCTGAAGCCGCCGCCATCGCCGCCTCCGAGCGCGCCAACCGCCTGCAGCGCGAACTCGCGGAGATCCAGGCCAAGCCGACCCCGCAGGGCCTGGTCGTCATGCTGCAGGACGTCCTGTTCGACACCGGCAAGGCGACGCTGAAGGAGGGCGCGTACGGTCGACTGGACACCTTGTCCTCGGCGCTGCGCAACCACCCGGAACGCCGCATCCTGATCGAGGGCTTCACCGACAGCACCGGCAGCGCGGAGAGCAACCTGACCCTCTCGCGTGCGCGGGCGGAGTCGGTGCGGGACGCGCTGGTGAAGCGCGGCGTCGCCGCCGAGCGGATCGATGTCCGCGGCAACGGGGAAGCGAAGCCCGTGGCGTCCAACGCCGATGCCGCCGGGCGTCAGCAGAACCGTCGCGTGGAGATCGTCTTCTCCGACGAACGCGGGGGATTCGCCGGCGGACGTTGA
- a CDS encoding DUF4398 domain-containing protein — MRHQLSTRSGLIAAGVLAAVALTGCSTNKVETASQLGESRGALEAAQTSIGAGDSPDLVVARARLAEAQDAQKKGDHALARRKADEAEAAAALARSKAARDRSEKASSELDRSLSTLREELNRGPAPAAPTR, encoded by the coding sequence ATGCGACACCAACTCTCTACCAGGAGCGGTCTGATCGCGGCGGGCGTGCTCGCCGCTGTTGCGCTGACCGGATGCTCGACCAACAAGGTCGAGACGGCCTCCCAGCTCGGCGAGAGCCGCGGCGCCCTGGAGGCCGCGCAGACCAGCATCGGCGCCGGCGATTCCCCTGATCTGGTCGTTGCCCGCGCACGGTTGGCCGAGGCCCAGGACGCCCAGAAGAAGGGCGACCACGCGCTCGCACGCCGCAAGGCCGACGAGGCCGAGGCCGCCGCCGCATTGGCGCGTTCCAAGGCCGCGCGCGATCGCTCGGAAAAGGCTTCCTCGGAGCTGGATCGCAGCCTCTCGACCTTGCGCGAGGAACTCAACCGCGGCCCGGCACCGGCCGCGCCCACCCGTTGA
- a CDS encoding zinc-dependent peptidase: MIGGLLQRWRDRRERKLLDQFAIPDALWELTLTQYPFIARRSEADRAELRRLCSLFLAAKEFHGVNGFEVTDEVAVAVAAQACLPVLRLGLEWYDGFVGIVMHEGEVVAARETMDEDGVVHEYDETLAGEAMEGGPLMLAWSEVTPEATERVEGHDPVYNVVIHEFAHVLDMRDGNPDGAPTIDDPTLRQQWGATMEAEWDWFCDQVDAGVATLIDPYGAEAPEEFFAVAVEAFFVAPSELLAEQPRLYRLLAGFFRQDPARE, encoded by the coding sequence ATGATCGGCGGACTGCTCCAACGCTGGCGCGACCGCCGCGAGCGCAAGCTGCTCGACCAGTTCGCGATCCCCGATGCGCTGTGGGAGCTCACGCTCACGCAGTACCCCTTCATCGCCCGCCGCAGCGAGGCCGATCGCGCCGAGCTGCGCCGGCTGTGCTCGCTCTTCCTGGCGGCGAAGGAATTCCACGGCGTCAACGGCTTCGAGGTCACCGACGAGGTCGCGGTGGCCGTCGCCGCGCAGGCGTGCCTGCCGGTGCTTCGCCTGGGGCTCGAGTGGTACGACGGCTTCGTCGGCATCGTCATGCACGAGGGCGAAGTCGTCGCCGCGCGCGAGACGATGGACGAAGACGGCGTCGTCCACGAATACGACGAGACGCTCGCCGGCGAGGCGATGGAAGGCGGGCCGCTGATGCTCGCCTGGAGCGAGGTCACGCCCGAAGCCACCGAGCGCGTCGAAGGCCACGACCCGGTCTACAACGTCGTGATCCATGAGTTCGCCCACGTGCTCGACATGCGCGACGGCAACCCCGACGGCGCGCCGACGATCGACGATCCGACGCTGCGCCAGCAGTGGGGCGCGACGATGGAAGCGGAGTGGGACTGGTTCTGCGACCAGGTCGACGCAGGCGTCGCCACGCTCATCGATCCCTACGGCGCGGAAGCCCCCGAAGAGTTCTTCGCCGTCGCCGTCGAAGCCTTCTTCGTCGCGCCGAGTGAACTGCTCGCCGAGCAGCCGCGCCTCTATCGACTGCTCGCGGGGTTCTTCAGGCAAGACCCGGCACGCGAGTGA
- a CDS encoding DUF3160 domain-containing protein, with the protein MKKRSIGALIAAWIATGPVMAQSVGDLDWYRQNPEPVVQRTPAREAALALAPGETVLSLAVSRLEPVAALALSVGGRSRLALWDLRQPDRLAPLTLPDPGPDGAISTVAFHPTKPLLYASVKVKGQWQLKELDLKTWRWTVSAVARSALPFNDLRVSPLPFTVNVGGPAHRLYFSVFQPGIGYGTGSVATTGHQYYLFHGAKAIPVAARSKATEIPEGEERGAPIIGDVGARPISLHPQGTRMVLQDGKGCWIELAHVADNWQPVSLRGSMAPSRLRQAFPKALACGAGEGEFLPNGLGWIHWRPGDPGVALTIGDATARLAGDLRFSSAPRLTADGAVLVGVTAAAAVTTTPAATAQAPVPTAGTTAGTTAGTIAVAGGTQALTLRARPVSIALADVVNAGMLNSDAELRLAARHDGLLTREPYDLMHLFYDVENYAAVRSDADDPAYPYLVTTDLFWELFAAAYENLFTVSEDETAIPAFAEAMRAMRARAVGGAMAPGPLTEKILLAAALMDLNDESAPVLAAVTDPEYQPRGGYLRSRLASRYFTAMRLLTFPKPASEVDEAAEWARQPETVRAPLRRWVATYLPFIAGARGETFLPVGASVPSYAKHPQARPRLFPLSWGLDNEILDRVVLHADRQGRDRVARLLPSGLDVAAVFGNALARSVLVGEFSKVPNYQAQIDDLSALFQSERASPALNAGLYNAWLQGLAAQWASRAPIPGTRASALWEAKRLQTGLASWATLRHATLLVNDKSAAEGGEGGPTFEFLVRRPPRGSVEPDPETFLAIAGLFERAQGVLEAVAVDWRSRPAQALRDGVRGTLAESRDLVRDFARMAQAVRDGTPLSDADAIRIQEVGRAMEHPYLVFKSAQSRRASDKEPYGLSDPDPLPKVADVADNAETKQTLLVGVGAVGGWQQAMPFNGLRQLSKGAVYTYRETVQAAPMDDFQWRTLEPKLPVPEWLRAYTAPNGTTASVPKSGR; encoded by the coding sequence ATGAAGAAGAGATCGATCGGTGCGCTGATCGCTGCGTGGATCGCGACGGGTCCGGTGATGGCGCAGTCCGTGGGCGATCTGGACTGGTATCGCCAGAACCCCGAGCCCGTCGTGCAGCGCACGCCGGCCCGCGAAGCGGCGCTGGCGCTGGCACCGGGCGAGACCGTGCTGTCGCTGGCCGTGTCCCGGCTGGAGCCGGTGGCGGCGCTGGCGCTGTCGGTGGGCGGCCGCTCGCGGCTGGCGCTGTGGGATCTGCGGCAGCCGGACCGGCTCGCGCCCTTGACCCTGCCTGATCCCGGTCCCGATGGCGCCATCTCCACGGTCGCCTTCCATCCGACGAAGCCGCTGCTCTATGCCTCGGTCAAGGTGAAGGGTCAATGGCAGTTGAAGGAGCTGGACCTCAAGACCTGGCGCTGGACGGTGTCGGCCGTCGCGCGGTCGGCGCTGCCGTTCAACGACCTGCGGGTCTCGCCGCTGCCGTTCACCGTCAATGTGGGCGGCCCCGCGCACCGTCTGTACTTCTCGGTGTTCCAGCCGGGCATCGGCTACGGTACGGGGTCGGTGGCGACGACCGGACATCAGTACTACCTGTTCCACGGCGCGAAGGCGATCCCGGTGGCCGCGCGTTCCAAGGCGACCGAGATCCCCGAGGGGGAGGAGCGCGGCGCGCCCATCATCGGCGACGTCGGAGCCCGGCCCATCTCGCTGCATCCGCAAGGCACGCGCATGGTGCTGCAGGACGGGAAGGGGTGCTGGATCGAGCTCGCGCATGTGGCCGACAACTGGCAGCCCGTGAGCCTCCGCGGCTCGATGGCGCCCTCGCGACTGCGCCAGGCGTTCCCGAAGGCGCTGGCCTGCGGCGCCGGGGAAGGCGAGTTCCTGCCCAACGGGCTCGGATGGATCCATTGGCGGCCGGGCGACCCCGGCGTGGCGCTGACCATCGGCGATGCGACGGCGCGGCTGGCGGGTGATCTGCGCTTCTCCAGCGCGCCGCGGCTCACGGCCGACGGTGCGGTGCTGGTCGGGGTGACCGCAGCGGCAGCGGTGACGACGACGCCCGCCGCGACGGCGCAGGCGCCCGTGCCGACCGCCGGGACGACCGCCGGGACGACCGCCGGAACGATCGCCGTCGCGGGCGGGACGCAAGCCCTGACCCTGCGCGCGCGACCGGTGTCGATCGCGCTGGCGGACGTGGTGAACGCCGGCATGCTGAACTCCGATGCCGAACTGCGGCTGGCGGCGCGCCACGACGGCCTGCTCACGCGCGAGCCCTACGACCTGATGCACCTGTTCTACGACGTCGAGAACTATGCCGCCGTGCGCTCCGATGCCGACGATCCCGCCTATCCCTACCTGGTGACGACCGACCTGTTCTGGGAGTTGTTCGCCGCCGCCTACGAGAACCTGTTCACCGTCTCCGAAGACGAGACCGCGATCCCCGCCTTCGCCGAGGCGATGCGCGCGATGCGGGCACGCGCGGTGGGCGGGGCGATGGCGCCCGGCCCCTTGACCGAGAAGATCTTGCTGGCGGCCGCGTTGATGGACCTCAACGACGAGAGCGCCCCCGTGCTCGCGGCCGTGACCGACCCGGAGTACCAGCCGCGCGGCGGCTATCTGCGTTCCAGGCTGGCCTCGCGCTACTTCACCGCGATGCGGCTGCTCACCTTCCCCAAGCCCGCGTCGGAGGTCGACGAGGCCGCCGAATGGGCGCGACAGCCGGAGACGGTGCGCGCGCCGCTGCGACGCTGGGTGGCGACCTATCTGCCGTTCATCGCCGGGGCGCGCGGCGAGACCTTCCTGCCGGTGGGGGCCTCGGTGCCGTCCTATGCCAAGCATCCGCAGGCCCGTCCCCGCCTGTTCCCCTTGAGCTGGGGCCTGGACAACGAAATCCTGGACCGCGTCGTGCTCCATGCCGACCGTCAAGGGCGCGACCGGGTCGCGAGGCTGCTGCCCAGCGGTCTCGACGTCGCCGCGGTGTTCGGCAACGCGCTCGCGCGCTCGGTGCTGGTGGGGGAGTTCTCGAAGGTCCCCAACTACCAGGCGCAGATCGACGACCTGTCCGCGCTGTTCCAGTCGGAGCGCGCGTCGCCGGCGCTCAACGCCGGGCTCTACAACGCGTGGCTGCAGGGGCTCGCCGCGCAGTGGGCCTCGCGCGCGCCCATCCCCGGCACGCGGGCCTCCGCGCTGTGGGAGGCCAAGCGCTTGCAGACGGGCCTGGCTTCCTGGGCGACCTTGCGGCACGCCACGCTGCTGGTCAACGACAAGTCCGCCGCCGAGGGCGGCGAGGGCGGACCGACCTTCGAGTTCCTCGTGCGGCGCCCGCCGCGCGGTTCGGTCGAGCCCGATCCGGAGACCTTCCTCGCGATCGCCGGACTGTTCGAACGCGCACAGGGCGTGCTGGAGGCGGTGGCCGTCGACTGGCGCTCCCGCCCGGCGCAGGCGCTGCGCGACGGCGTGCGCGGCACGCTGGCCGAGTCGCGGGACCTCGTGCGCGACTTTGCCCGCATGGCCCAGGCGGTGCGCGACGGCACGCCGCTCAGCGACGCGGACGCCATCAGGATCCAGGAAGTCGGCCGCGCGATGGAGCATCCCTATCTGGTCTTCAAGAGCGCGCAGTCGCGCCGCGCGTCGGACAAGGAGCCTTACGGACTGTCCGATCCGGATCCGTTGCCCAAGGTGGCGGATGTCGCGGACAACGCCGAGACGAAGCAGACGCTGCTGGTCGGCGTGGGGGCCGTCGGCGGCTGGCAGCAGGCGATGCCGTTCAACGGGCTGCGGCAGCTGTCCAAGGGCGCCGTCTACACCTACCGCGAGACGGTACAGGCCGCGCCGATGGACGACTTCCAATGGCGCACGCTGGAACCCAAGCTGCCGGTGCCGGAATGGCTGCGGGCCTACACGGCGCCGAACGGCACGACCGCGTCGGTGCCCAAGAGCGGGCGATGA
- the clpA gene encoding ATP-dependent Clp protease ATP-binding subunit ClpA, whose amino-acid sequence MIAQELEVSLHMAFVEARQQRHEFITVEHLLMALLDNPSAAEVLRACAANIEDLRKSLAQFIKENTPTVGGTDEVDTQPTLGFQRVIQRAIMHVQSTGNGKKEVTGANVLVAIFGEKDSHAVYYLHQQGVTRLDVVNFIAHGIKKSEPPEPPKGPEGNGAESEREEGESGQGQGGGKGSPLEQFTQNLNQLARDGKIDPLIGREPEVERVVQILCRRRKNNPLLVGEAGVGKTAIAEGLAWRITEGQVPDVLAEAVVYSLDMGALLAGTKYRGDFEQRLKAVIKQLKDQPGAILFIDEIHTLIGAGAASGGTLDASNLLKPALSSGQLKCIGATTFSEYRGIFEKDAALSRRFQKVDVVEPTIDQTVEILKGLKSRFEEHHSVKYALTALQAAAELSAKYINDRHLPDKAIDVIDEAGAAQRVLPKSKQKKTITRAEVEDIVAKIARIPPASVSSDDRGKLKSLDRDLKSVVFGQDPSIDALAAAIKMARSGLGKPDKPIGSFLFSGPTGVGKTEVAKQLAYILGIELIRFDMSEYMERHAVSRLIGAPPGYVGFDQGGLLTEAITKKPHSVLLLDEIEKAHPDVFNVLLQVMDHGTLTDNNGRKADFRNVIIIMTTNAGAEAMNKSTIGFTTKREQGDEMADIKRLFTPEFRNRLDAIVNFGALNEDIILRVVDKFLLQLESQLAEKKVEVTFSDALRKHLAAKGFDPQMGARPMQRLIQDTIRRALADELLFGRLVDGGRLSVDVDDKGEVLLDITPNKKDNKPKSEPATAD is encoded by the coding sequence ATGATTGCGCAAGAGCTTGAAGTCAGCCTGCACATGGCGTTTGTCGAAGCGCGCCAGCAGCGCCACGAGTTCATCACCGTGGAACACCTGCTGATGGCGCTGCTGGACAACCCGTCCGCGGCGGAGGTGCTGCGCGCATGCGCAGCGAATATCGAAGACCTGCGCAAGTCGCTTGCGCAGTTCATCAAGGAGAACACGCCGACCGTGGGGGGCACCGACGAGGTGGACACCCAGCCCACGCTCGGGTTCCAGCGCGTGATCCAGCGCGCGATCATGCACGTCCAGTCGACCGGCAACGGCAAGAAGGAAGTGACCGGCGCCAACGTGCTGGTCGCGATCTTCGGCGAGAAGGACTCCCACGCCGTCTACTACCTGCACCAGCAGGGCGTGACGCGCCTGGACGTCGTCAACTTCATCGCCCACGGCATCAAGAAGAGCGAGCCGCCCGAGCCCCCGAAGGGTCCGGAAGGCAACGGCGCCGAGTCCGAGCGCGAGGAAGGCGAGAGCGGCCAGGGCCAGGGCGGCGGCAAGGGCAGTCCGCTCGAGCAGTTCACCCAGAACCTCAACCAGCTCGCCCGCGACGGCAAGATCGATCCGCTGATCGGCCGCGAGCCCGAGGTCGAGCGCGTGGTGCAGATCCTCTGCCGCCGCCGCAAGAACAACCCGCTGCTGGTCGGCGAGGCCGGCGTGGGCAAGACCGCGATCGCCGAAGGCCTGGCCTGGCGCATCACCGAGGGCCAGGTGCCCGACGTGCTGGCCGAGGCGGTGGTCTATTCGCTGGACATGGGCGCGCTGCTGGCGGGCACCAAGTACCGCGGCGACTTCGAGCAGCGCCTCAAGGCGGTGATCAAGCAGCTGAAGGACCAGCCCGGCGCGATCCTGTTCATCGACGAGATCCACACCCTGATCGGCGCCGGCGCGGCGTCGGGCGGCACGCTGGACGCGAGCAACCTGCTGAAGCCGGCGCTCTCGTCGGGTCAGCTCAAGTGCATCGGCGCGACGACCTTCAGCGAGTACCGCGGCATCTTCGAGAAGGACGCGGCCCTGTCGCGGCGCTTCCAGAAGGTGGACGTGGTCGAGCCCACCATCGACCAGACCGTCGAGATCCTCAAGGGTCTGAAGTCGCGCTTCGAGGAGCACCACAGCGTCAAGTACGCGCTGACCGCGCTGCAGGCGGCGGCGGAGCTCTCGGCCAAGTACATCAATGACCGTCATCTGCCCGACAAGGCGATCGACGTCATCGACGAGGCCGGTGCTGCGCAACGCGTGCTGCCGAAGAGCAAGCAGAAGAAGACCATCACCCGCGCGGAGGTCGAGGACATCGTCGCCAAGATCGCGCGCATCCCGCCGGCCTCGGTGTCGTCGGACGATCGCGGCAAGCTCAAGAGCCTGGACCGCGACCTCAAGAGCGTGGTCTTCGGCCAGGATCCGTCCATCGACGCGCTCGCCGCGGCGATCAAGATGGCGCGCTCGGGCCTGGGCAAGCCGGACAAGCCGATCGGTTCCTTCCTGTTCAGCGGCCCGACGGGCGTGGGCAAGACGGAAGTCGCCAAGCAGCTGGCCTACATCCTGGGCATCGAGCTGATCCGCTTCGACATGTCCGAGTACATGGAGCGTCATGCGGTCAGCCGCCTGATCGGCGCGCCTCCGGGCTACGTGGGCTTCGACCAGGGCGGTCTGCTGACCGAGGCGATCACGAAGAAGCCGCACTCGGTGCTGCTGCTCGACGAGATCGAGAAGGCGCATCCGGACGTCTTCAACGTGCTGCTGCAGGTCATGGACCACGGCACCTTGACCGACAACAACGGACGCAAGGCCGACTTCCGCAACGTGATCATCATCATGACCACGAACGCGGGCGCGGAGGCGATGAACAAGTCGACGATCGGTTTCACGACCAAGCGCGAGCAGGGCGACGAGATGGCCGACATCAAGCGCCTGTTCACGCCGGAGTTCCGCAACCGTCTGGACGCCATCGTCAACTTCGGCGCGCTGAACGAGGACATCATCCTGCGGGTGGTGGACAAGTTCCTGCTGCAGCTCGAAAGCCAGCTGGCCGAGAAGAAGGTCGAGGTCACCTTCAGCGACGCGCTGCGCAAGCACCTCGCCGCCAAGGGCTTCGATCCGCAGATGGGCGCGCGTCCGATGCAGCGCCTGATCCAGGACACGATCCGTCGCGCCCTGGCCGACGAACTGCTGTTCGGCCGCCTGGTCGACGGTGGCCGCCTCAGCGTGGATGTCGACGACAAGGGCGAGGTCCTGCTGGACATCACGCCCAACAAGAAGGACAACAAGCCCAAGTCCGAGCCGGCCACGGCCGACTGA
- the clpS gene encoding ATP-dependent Clp protease adapter ClpS: MPLFAQQPPPAGPPPGPQPPGPEDGGNSTTLERVAQKTEPPRLYQVLMLNDDFTPMEFVVMVLQEYFRHDLDTATQIMLKIHHDGRGVCGVFTKDVAATKVETVLAAARRAGHPLQCIMEAA, from the coding sequence ATGCCATTGTTTGCCCAACAGCCCCCACCCGCGGGACCACCGCCCGGCCCTCAGCCGCCGGGTCCGGAGGACGGTGGGAATTCGACCACCCTGGAGCGAGTCGCTCAGAAGACGGAGCCGCCGCGCCTGTACCAGGTGCTGATGCTCAACGACGACTTCACACCGATGGAGTTTGTGGTGATGGTCTTGCAGGAATACTTCCGCCATGACCTGGATACGGCCACCCAGATCATGTTGAAGATCCATCACGACGGTCGGGGCGTCTGCGGTGTTTTCACCAAGGACGTCGCGGCCACCAAGGTCGAAACGGTACTGGCGGCCGCACGGCGCGCCGGTCACCCCCTGCAGTGCATTATGGAGGCCGCATGA
- a CDS encoding cold-shock protein, with amino-acid sequence MEKNMATGTVKWFNDAKGFGFIEPEQGGGDVFAHFSAIQMDGFRTLKQGGKVSYELVQGPKGQLAQNIRPLDGGDASEAPLDAPLGIPLMADALAGQHAGQQAAA; translated from the coding sequence ATGGAGAAGAACATGGCAACAGGCACGGTCAAGTGGTTCAACGATGCCAAAGGGTTTGGCTTCATTGAGCCCGAACAAGGCGGGGGCGACGTTTTCGCGCACTTCTCAGCCATTCAGATGGACGGCTTCCGGACGCTCAAGCAGGGCGGCAAGGTGAGCTACGAGCTGGTGCAGGGCCCCAAGGGCCAGCTGGCGCAGAACATCCGTCCGCTGGACGGCGGCGATGCCTCGGAGGCCCCCCTGGACGCGCCCCTGGGCATTCCGCTGATGGCGGACGCCCTCGCGGGGCAACACGCGGGACAACAGGCAGCGGCCTGA
- a CDS encoding UDP-2,3-diacylglucosamine diphosphatase, which produces MSPGSAAFPLPRAVVPLVPLRAAGGWRRIDLLSDLHLSPDMPATLARLRAHLAATPADAVFLLGDIFEAWIGDDARWQAGTFEQFALDLLREVSSRKALFFMHGNRDFALGEAMAADAGMRLLNDPTRLDAFGRSWLLSHGDQLCLGDVGYLKARAVVRRPDVLAALRAMPLFARRALARHLRAKSRMHQSDPSTWADVDDDAARSWLRASGCDTLIHGHTHRPALHDLGNGLTRAVMSDWDYDHGGPGGGRGDVLVLDAAGLRRIAPMTSATELALVA; this is translated from the coding sequence GTGAGTCCCGGGTCCGCCGCCTTCCCGCTGCCGCGTGCGGTGGTGCCGCTGGTACCGCTGCGGGCGGCGGGCGGATGGCGGCGGATCGACCTGCTCTCCGACCTGCACCTGTCGCCGGACATGCCGGCGACGCTGGCGCGACTGCGCGCCCATCTGGCGGCGACGCCCGCCGATGCGGTCTTCCTCCTCGGCGACATCTTCGAGGCCTGGATCGGCGACGACGCGCGCTGGCAGGCCGGGACCTTCGAGCAGTTCGCGCTCGATCTGCTGCGCGAGGTCTCGTCACGCAAGGCCCTCTTCTTCATGCACGGCAACCGCGACTTCGCGCTCGGCGAGGCGATGGCGGCGGATGCCGGCATGCGCCTGCTGAACGATCCGACGCGGCTGGACGCCTTCGGACGGTCCTGGCTGCTGAGCCACGGTGATCAGCTGTGTCTCGGTGATGTCGGTTACCTGAAGGCCCGCGCGGTGGTACGACGGCCCGACGTGCTGGCGGCACTGCGCGCGATGCCGCTCTTCGCGCGGCGCGCGTTGGCGCGCCACCTGCGCGCGAAAAGCCGGATGCATCAATCGGATCCCTCCACATGGGCGGACGTCGATGACGACGCCGCGCGCTCCTGGCTGCGCGCGTCGGGCTGCGACACGCTGATCCACGGTCACACGCACCGGCCCGCGCTGCATGATCTCGGCAACGGGCTCACGCGCGCCGTGATGTCCGACTGGGACTACGACCATGGCGGCCCCGGTGGCGGCCGAGGCGACGTGCTGGTGCTCGATGCCGCCGGCCTGCGTCGCATCGCCCCGATGACCTCGGCGACCGAGCTCGCCCTCGTCGCATGA